The genomic DNA CCGCCGCCGCCGCCAGCCCGCTGAATTGGGCCGTCGCATTTTCCGGCAGCGTCAGCCCCACGAAGCGCAGCGCCGGGGCCAGCAGCCCCCCGCCCACCACCACGCCGCCCACCAGCAGCGCCAGCCCCGCCCGCATAAACCAAATGCCGCGGACGGCGGCAGTCGGCGGGCGCTCGGGACCAGTCCAGAGCAGCCGGAGGGAGCGCCCCATGTAGAGGGCCGTGAGCGCCGCCCCCAGCACCGCCACGCCGAAGTACGGCCCCGGATGGCCGGACTGGTAGCCGGCCGTCAGCACCGCGTCCTTCGACCAATAGCCCACCAGCGGCGGCACCCCGGCCAGCGCCAGGCCAGCCAGCGCCCAGCCGCCAAACGCCCAGGGTGCCCACCGGCCGCTACCGCTGATGCGGGGAAAGGCCGTGTCGTCGTTTTGGTGCTGAAAGATGCCCGCACTCAGAAACAGGCTGCTTTTCATGAAGGCGTGCGCCAGCAGGTGCGCCACGGCCGCCGCCGGCGAACCGGCGGCCAGGGCCAGCAGCATAAACCCCAGTTGGCTCGACGTGGAGGCGGCCAGCAGCTGCTTGATGTCGTTGCTGACCAGGGCCGTCAGGCCGGTCAGCACGATGGTCAGCGCCCCCACGGCTCCCACAAACGGCAGGCTGGCCGGGGGCAGCAGCGGGTAGGCCCGGAGCAGGAGCACCACCCCGGCGGCCACCATCGTGGCCGAGTGCAGCAGCGCCGACACGGGCGTCGGGCCCGCCATCGCCCCCGACAGCCAGCTCTGGAACGGCACCTGCGCCGACTTGCCCATCACGGCCAGCAGCAGCGCCAGCGCCCCCACCAGCGAGAGCAGCCGGCCCGGCTGCGGCTCGATGAGGTTGGTGCCGGTTTGCAAAATGATGAGCACCACGCCCAGGTAAAGGCCCAGGTCGGTGCCGCGGGTGAGCAGAAAGGCTTTGAAGGCCCCCTGTCGGGCTTTTTCTTCCCAGTGCCAGGTCGCAATCAGCAGGTAGGACGCCAGCCCCATCAGTTCCCAGCCGGTGACAAACAGCAGCCAATCGGCGGCCAGCACCAGCAGCTGCATCGCGGCAATGAAGAGCATCATACTGCTCCAGAACCACACCTGGCCCCGCTCGCTGGCCATGTAGCCGCGGGCATACGTTAGAATCAGCAGCGCCACGACGGCCACCACCAGGGCCAGCACCGCCGTAAAGGGCGTGGCTTCCAGCCGAAACGGCAGGCCAGGCAGACCCGGCAGCGTGAGCCCGGCCGCCGTGTGCTGCCGCACCTGGTAGAGCAAGCCGCCCGCCCCGGCCAGCGAAGCCAGCCCGCCGGCCAGCCCCAGCGCCGCCGGAAACCGGCGCAGCGCCACCATCAGCAGGCCCGCCAGCAGGGGCGCAAGGAGAATCAGCGCTATCATACGCTTTCCTCCTTTAAGTCAGCGGCCTCTTCTACTTCCACCGAGCCCCGGCTGCGGAAGCGCTGGGTCGCCAGGGCAAAGCCTACCGCCGCTTCCAGCGCCATCACGGTCATCACCACCAGCACGAACATTTGCAGGGCGTAGGTGTGGGGGTGCAGCAGCCGCCAGAACGCCACCAGGTTCAGCATGGCCGCGGCCAGCATCAGCTCCACGCCCATCATTATCATGACCAGATTTGTCTGGCTGATGACGCCGTACAGGCCCAGGGCAAACAATACGGCGGCGATACTCAGGCAAATTAGGAGAGCCATACTCAGTCGGGTTGCGGGGGATAAACGAGGGCGGTAGCCGCGGCGGCTATCATGGCCACCAGGATGGTGGTGCCGGCAGTTTCAAAAATCATCATGGAGCGGGTCATCAGCTCGATGCCCAAATCGTGGTTCTGCTGGGTGGCGGCAGGCACCCGCGCGAGCGGCGCGGGCCAGTTGGTGCTTAGCAGCAGGGCCAGCACCAGGGCGGCCACCGCCGCGCTGAGGGCCGTGGCGGGCTTCTGCTGGTGGGTCATGTTCATGTTGCCCAGACCGCCGGGGTCCATCATGTACATCATCATGAAGAAGGCCATGATGCTCATCTCGGCCGCCATCATCATGATTTGCAGCACGCCCAGAAACTCGGCCTGCAACACCAGAAACATGGCCCCCAGCGCCACCATGCAGGCCAGCAGCGACATGGCCGAGCGCACCATCGAGTGGGTGCGGAACACCCGCCAGCCAAACCAGACGGCGGCCAGGCCAAACCCGGCCAGAAAAAACAGTTGCAACGGGTTCATAGCAGTAGTAAGCTAGAGCGGTTTCCAGGTTGGTGTACGGAGGCGGATGGGGCGGGCTGCCGGCTTTTCGCCGGCTGTCCGCTCGTCGGGCGCGCCGTTCGTTCTTTCAAAGAGCGGACAGCCGACTCAACCCCGACAGCCCGCACGTACATCAACCTGGAAACCGCTCTAAGTAGGTGATGAAAATTATTTTACGGCTTGGTAATTAGGTTCATAGCAGTAGTAAAATCCCGACCCACAGAATATTGAATAGCGCGGCCGGCGTGGCGTATTTCCAGCTCCATTCCAGCATAAGGTCGTACCGAACCCTCGAAACGTAGCGGCCGACTCCGAAAAAGGAGGCCGCGACCAGCAGCGTTTTCAGGAGCGTCCAGACTACGCCCGGCAGCCCGGGACCCTGCCAGCCGCCCAGGTAAAAGACAGTAATGGTAACGGCCAGGCTCATCACCAGGCTCAGGCGTCCCAGCCGGAGCAGCAGCCGCCGGGCACCCGTGAAGTCGGCCCA from Hymenobacter psoromatis includes the following:
- a CDS encoding NADH-quinone oxidoreductase subunit K — protein: MSMALLICLSIAAVLFALGLYGVISQTNLVMIMMGVELMLAAAMLNLVAFWRLLHPHTYALQMFVLVVMTVMALEAAVGFALATQRFRSRGSVEVEEAADLKEESV